The Verrucomicrobium spinosum DSM 4136 = JCM 18804 genome includes a region encoding these proteins:
- a CDS encoding DUF4262 domain-containing protein, with product MQSNPVKPRLSPFTFPKPEDPPDKVVLRDIKRHGWHLMHIGPEGDLPQFAFSIGFYYQFLQPEVLVMGLGVEKSANLLNHIGETLLSGKVLSPGRDAEYMAGYPVEFRPVHIAHYREHLGYAIWFYRSLPQAFPAMQCLLPDKAGKFPGDEGYDIRYDALQKNLSVG from the coding sequence ATGCAGAGCAACCCTGTGAAACCCCGGCTCTCCCCCTTTACCTTTCCCAAGCCGGAAGATCCACCTGACAAGGTGGTCCTTCGCGACATCAAACGTCATGGCTGGCATCTGATGCACATTGGTCCTGAGGGAGACTTGCCCCAGTTCGCCTTTTCCATCGGCTTCTACTATCAGTTTCTACAGCCTGAAGTTCTGGTCATGGGGCTGGGCGTGGAGAAATCTGCCAACCTCTTGAATCATATCGGCGAGACCTTGCTCTCCGGAAAGGTGCTTTCTCCGGGTCGGGATGCTGAGTATATGGCTGGATACCCTGTGGAGTTTCGCCCCGTCCATATTGCTCACTATCGGGAGCATCTTGGCTACGCGATTTGGTTCTACCGGTCTCTTCCCCAGGCGTTTCCGGCCATGCAATGCCTCTTGCCTGACAAAGCCGGAAAGTTCCCCGGTGACGAGGGTTATGACATTCGCTATGACGCTTTGCAAAAAAACCTGTCCGTTGGTTAG
- a CDS encoding GDSL-type esterase/lipase family protein, protein MKLCTIALGLLFPFALGAAEKEQKEDKDKAPKLRLQNPGMEGGEGVPLGWTGKFGDCIVTRDTAVFHAGKASLCVDRSTLSDNRNACAHQMVNIQPASKITLSGWVKTEGMGKVNFAAQFFDERFTTNDCFPVKTLEGTHDWQELEAEITVPENASKLAIALYVEGQGKAWLDDVKLKAEGIKVAVVKPGAEPKAPGAPAEVKKVPVTAVPGYFPDRPRAWKLFHESQVRRAEEGGFEVAFLGDSLTQGWTTTGREAWQKILVPLKSANFGLGGDTTGNLLWRLENGLLEDQDPAPKVVVLMVGLNNLWSGQNSSEEVVAGLRAVVEKLRSSVPSSQILVVGLLPVGAELTDINRQRATEFNVLAAQLEEWNNVSFLNPGVKFLRRDGKFLEGLFQADNIHLTAKGYDLFAKELTPAVMELLKPAEPAAEPVKVKQELGPVGR, encoded by the coding sequence ATGAAACTCTGCACCATTGCTCTGGGTTTGCTCTTCCCGTTTGCCTTGGGTGCGGCGGAAAAGGAGCAGAAGGAGGACAAAGACAAGGCTCCGAAGCTGCGCCTGCAGAATCCAGGCATGGAAGGTGGAGAGGGCGTGCCGCTTGGCTGGACGGGCAAATTTGGCGACTGCATTGTCACGCGTGACACGGCGGTATTTCATGCGGGCAAGGCCAGCCTCTGTGTGGATCGCAGCACCCTTTCGGACAATCGCAATGCCTGCGCCCACCAGATGGTGAACATCCAGCCCGCTTCGAAGATCACGCTGAGCGGCTGGGTGAAGACGGAGGGCATGGGCAAGGTGAACTTCGCGGCCCAATTTTTTGATGAACGATTCACCACCAACGACTGCTTCCCGGTGAAGACGCTGGAGGGCACGCATGACTGGCAGGAACTGGAGGCGGAGATCACGGTGCCGGAGAATGCCAGCAAGCTCGCCATCGCGCTCTATGTGGAGGGGCAGGGCAAGGCCTGGCTGGATGATGTGAAGCTGAAGGCGGAGGGCATCAAGGTCGCCGTCGTGAAGCCGGGCGCAGAACCCAAGGCGCCCGGAGCACCCGCTGAGGTGAAGAAGGTGCCGGTGACGGCTGTGCCGGGTTATTTCCCTGATCGCCCCCGGGCCTGGAAGCTCTTTCATGAGAGTCAGGTGCGTCGTGCCGAAGAGGGCGGGTTCGAGGTGGCCTTCCTGGGCGATTCCCTCACCCAGGGCTGGACCACCACCGGCCGTGAGGCCTGGCAGAAGATCCTGGTCCCGCTGAAGTCAGCCAACTTTGGCCTCGGCGGCGATACCACCGGCAATCTCCTCTGGCGCCTGGAAAACGGACTTCTGGAAGACCAGGACCCCGCCCCCAAGGTCGTCGTGCTCATGGTGGGCCTCAACAACCTCTGGAGCGGGCAGAACAGCAGTGAAGAGGTGGTGGCGGGCCTGCGTGCCGTGGTGGAGAAGCTGCGCAGCAGCGTTCCCAGCAGCCAGATCCTCGTGGTGGGGCTGCTGCCCGTGGGTGCCGAGCTCACCGACATCAACCGCCAGCGGGCCACGGAGTTCAACGTCCTGGCTGCCCAGCTTGAGGAGTGGAACAACGTCAGTTTCCTGAACCCCGGCGTCAAATTCCTCCGCCGTGACGGCAAATTCCTCGAGGGCCTCTTTCAAGCAGACAACATCCACCTCACGGCCAAGGGATATGACCTCTTTGCCAAAGAACTTACGCCCGCGGTCATGGAGCTCTTGAAACCGGCCGAGCCGGCGGCAGAACCCGTGAAGGTGAAGCAGGAGCTGGGGCCGGTGGGAAGGTAG
- a CDS encoding DUF1501 domain-containing protein yields the protein MRLLTNLAVSSSPVVDEAGKHTLVCIFLRGGADTMNLVVPYADDVYYRARPTIGIKPPGGGSASAVRLDDRYGLHPMLQPLQEKFAEGRLAIIQGVGTDNTSGSHFECQDQMEHGDSMGGTPAGGGWLGRFLRARANPATGPLSAVAIGTTLPESLRGAPVVSVIQSLQEIALKTPSGETEAAAQALAKLYGADVTLLGQQGRETLDLFERVRQLQTNDYAPAHGAQYPKEGFGNGLREVARLIKARVGLEVACLDLGGWDTHFIQGAAEGLQAQRAKVLGDGLAAFDADLKEHRQNVTVMVMTEFGRRIYENSSLGTDHGRGFATLVLSDRLRGGQILGGWPCVVEETLTGPGGMKIGHDYRSVFGEVLKGAMGLDRPQEVFPVFTPQPVGLLA from the coding sequence ATGCGCCTCCTCACCAACCTGGCCGTTTCTTCATCCCCTGTGGTGGATGAGGCCGGCAAGCACACTCTGGTGTGCATTTTCCTCCGGGGCGGGGCAGACACGATGAACCTCGTGGTGCCGTATGCGGACGATGTGTACTACCGGGCCCGGCCGACCATCGGCATCAAGCCGCCAGGGGGCGGGAGTGCGTCCGCCGTTCGTCTGGACGATCGTTATGGGCTGCATCCCATGTTGCAGCCGCTTCAGGAAAAGTTTGCCGAGGGTCGATTGGCGATCATCCAGGGGGTGGGGACAGACAACACCAGCGGTTCGCATTTTGAATGTCAGGACCAGATGGAGCATGGCGACTCCATGGGAGGCACCCCGGCGGGAGGAGGGTGGCTGGGACGGTTTCTTCGGGCACGGGCGAATCCCGCCACGGGGCCGCTGAGCGCGGTCGCCATCGGGACCACACTCCCGGAGTCATTGCGCGGGGCACCCGTGGTGAGTGTCATCCAGTCGCTCCAGGAGATTGCATTGAAGACGCCCTCCGGCGAGACGGAGGCCGCGGCTCAGGCGCTTGCAAAGCTGTATGGTGCGGATGTCACGCTACTGGGGCAGCAGGGGCGGGAGACGCTCGATTTGTTTGAGCGGGTCCGCCAGCTTCAGACCAACGACTACGCTCCCGCGCATGGGGCGCAGTATCCGAAGGAGGGCTTTGGCAACGGCCTGCGGGAGGTGGCCCGGCTCATCAAGGCCCGGGTGGGGCTGGAGGTGGCGTGCCTGGACCTGGGTGGGTGGGACACGCACTTCATCCAGGGGGCGGCAGAGGGGCTCCAGGCCCAGCGGGCCAAGGTGTTGGGAGACGGTCTGGCGGCGTTTGATGCCGACCTCAAGGAGCATCGCCAGAACGTGACCGTGATGGTGATGACCGAGTTTGGCCGCCGGATCTATGAGAACAGCTCCCTGGGCACCGATCACGGCCGGGGCTTCGCCACGCTGGTGCTGAGCGACCGGTTGCGGGGCGGCCAGATCCTGGGGGGCTGGCCCTGCGTGGTGGAGGAGACGCTCACCGGCCCAGGGGGCATGAAGATTGGCCATGACTACCGCAGTGTCTTCGGCGAGGTGTTGAAGGGGGCGATGGGCCTGGATCGCCCGCAGGAGGTGTTCCCCGTGTTCACCCCCCAGCCCGTTGGATTGCTCGCTTGA